Genomic window (Gemmatimonadaceae bacterium):
ATTCTGGCGGTCGGCAACAGGGAGTCGCTTCGGTTTTCGCCCCACGAGGACCGCTATGAGCAGATCAACGGTCCGGACAAGATCTACCGGAAGGCGCGGTGATGCAGCAGCCGTCCATCGTTGTGATAGGCGCGTCATGGGGCGGGCTCGCCGCACTGAGCATGCTCCTCGGCGCACTGCCATCCGATTTCGGAGTTCCGCTGGCTGTGGTGCAGCATCGCAGCAGGCACGCCGACAATCTCCTGGCGGGGCTTCTGCAGGACGCCACGTCACTTCGTGTCGTGGATGCGGAAGATAAAGAGCCGCTGGAACCTCGCTGTATCTACGTCGCGCCAGCCAACTACCACATGCTCGTCGACCTTGGGCATTTAACGCTTACCACCGATCCGCTGGTGCGATTCAGCCGACCATCAATTGACGTCACATTTTTCTCCGCCGCCGATACTTATCCGTTCTCGACGATCGGCGTCGTTCTGACGGGCGCCAACGACGACGGGTCCCGCGGCCTTCGTCATATCGTCGATCGTGGTGGCAAAGCGATAATTCAGGATCCGTCCAGCGCCGAGAGTCCGGTGATGCCCGAAGCGGCACGCCGGGCTGTTCCGGAGGCGGACGTAGTGCCGCTCCCCCAGCTGGCAAAGCATCTTGTCTCGATGGTCACCGGCGCTGCTGCCATACCGGGCGGGAAGCGATAATGCCGGACGATCCGCGGGTCAGCCTGCTTCTCGTCGACGATCGACCTGAAAACCTTCTTGCCCTCGAGGCCATACTCGAACCGCTTGGCCAGATACTCGTCCATGCGCATTCCGGGGCCGAGGCACTCAAATCGGTTCTTCAGCACGAGTTTGCGGCCATACTCCTTGATGTTCAAATGCCGGATATGAACGGCTTCGACGTCGCGCAGATCATCAAGTCGCGGGAAAGGTCGCGATTTGTCCCGATCATTTTCCTCAGCGCCATCAGCAAGGAAGACGCGTACGTCTTCAAGGGTTACTCGATGGGCGCGGTGGATTACGTCTTCAAGCCATTCAACCCCGACGTCCTGCGATCGAAAGTCGCCGTGTTCGTCGACCTCTTTCTCAAACAGCAACAGATCAAGGAACAGGCGGAGCTCCTCGCCGACAGCGAGAAGCGCGAGCTGGAACTCCAGCACCGCGCCGAGCTTCTCGAGGCAGAGGCAAAGTCAGCCGCACAGCTCACCGAACTCAACAACCAGCTGCACTCCCGGCAGAAAGAGCTCGAGCAGGCAATGGGTGTCCGAAACAGGTTTTACGCATCGATGAGCCACGAGCTGCGGACACCGATCAACGCAGTGATCGGCTACAGCACCCTTCTGATAGACAACATCTACGGTCCGCTGAACGAAAAGCAGACCGAAGGCCTGCAGCGCACATTGAAAGCTGCGCGCCATCTTCTGGAGCTGGTAAACGACGTGCTCGATCTTTCGAAAATCGAAGCGGGAAAGATCGAGCTTGCTCTACAGCCGGTTCATGTCACTCATCTGATTGAAGATTTGTTTGTCACCGTTCGCCCTCTTGCCGACGAGCATGGTACAGAGCTCACTTTCGAGCATCCTCCGGAAGCCGTCTCGATCATCACGGACCCTCGCCGCGTCCGTCAGATTCTTCTCAATCTTCTGTCGAATGCGATCAAGTTCGGCGAGAAAAAGCCTATCCGCGTCGATTGCGCAAAGCTGGATGGCGGGGGCGTCTCGATTTCAGTAACCGACCAGGGCGAGGGGATCACCGAGGACGATCAGCTGCGCGTCTTCGAGGAGTTCGTGCAGGTATCGCCCACCCAGCATCTGGGTACTGGTCTCGGCCTGCCTATCTCTCGCAGACTGGCCACGCTCCTGGATGGCACCCTGGAACTGAAGTCGGTTCCGGGCGAAGGGAGCACGTTCCGGTTGGTCCTGCCGGCTGAAGGCCGACCAAAGGTTCTCGAAATTGAAGATAAACCGGTTGAGACAGTGGGCCAGGCCGGCGAGCGAGTGGCATAGACCCTGCCTCTACATGATGTCTGGCCGCGTGCCGCGGCCGTCAATTCAGGAGGATACATGGTTTCATTCAGCAAGTTCTTACTGGTCCCCGCAGCCATTTTGACAGTCGCCTGCGGACGCGAAGACAGCAAAAGCAACATCGATGAGGCCCTGAATGCGGACCTGACCCTCGCGGCGCAAGCGCGGCCCTATATGGCGATGGATAGCGTTTCTGCTGCAGAGCGGGCCTACGCTTCGCAGGGAATTGCCCCGCTGGGCTATGCTGCGGCGCCGGTTGCTTACGCAGCGCCGGTTCGGGAGAGAATCGTTTATCGTGACCGTCCGGTAGCGAGGCGGAGCAGCAGCCGGTCGTCGGGCTCGTCCCGCGCCTCGGGATCGCGCTCGTCCGGGACATATTCTGCCCCTGCCCCGCGGCGGACTACCATTGTAAAGCACACCAAGCGTGACGCTGCGATTGGCGCAGCTGCTGGAGCCGTGATCGGCGCAACGACCAGCCGTGACAAGGTCAAGGGTGCCGTTATTGGTGGTGTTGCCGGAGCAGTCCTGGGTGGCGTCATCGGCAACAACGTGGACGTCCAGCGCCGTTAAGCCAACCGGTTTCCCTGTGCGCTCCGAGCCTTTTAGCGGAGCACGGGGTGAGAATCCGGAAGTGCAGGACACACCAACGCCTCGTACCTGATGTACGGGGCGTTTTTGTGTCAAATTGGCAGTGCCCCGAGCCGCCCCCCCAAATCGCAACAATGAGAGTTGCGGATCTGACTTGTCTCAGTGTCCGGCAGATCTGTCCACTTTTTGTGACAAAGCGGTGCCAGGTTTCCCCTTGTGTACCCGTGAACCAAGCCCTACGATGGGACTGTGACGAGGGAACTTTCAAATATTTTTGCCCTTTGTGTCGGCCGCCATCCGATGTTGAGCGACCACTACGCGCGGTATTTCCAGGCTATTGGATTTTCGACTCGAGCGGCAACGGGGCTTGCCGACGCAGTAACGGCGGCAAGCAACAGAGCCCCGGACATCGTGATCTGCGATTATGAGCTGCTGGCAACGCTGTCTCTCAACTGCTGGGAGAATGACGCGCTCCTTTCGCGGACGGCTGTCATTGCCGTAAGCCTATCGAGGCGCCCGGACGAAGCGCACCTGCTGGATGTAAACGGCATTGCGGGGTTTCTGTATCTGCCAACGCTTCAGCGGGAAATGGCGCAGCGGATTCTGACCGCTGCGTCGCCTTCTTCGTGCTCCAGCGGAAATGCATCGGCAGCAGCCGCGTTGCCTCTGGGTCACTCGAACAGGTCGCGCAGCCAGATACTTGAATGACGCCTGGCGTCGAAGCGGGCCGGGTGGTGGCACTCTGGCGCTACCCGGTCAAGTCGATGCTCGGCGAGCCGCTGCAGGCGGTGGATGTTTCCTGGAACGGCCTGGCCGGCGACCGCCGATGGGCGTTCGTCCAGAACGACAAGGGCCGAAGTGGCTTCCCGTGGCTGACAATCCGGGAGCGGCCGGATATGTGGCGCTTCCGGCCATGGTTCTCGGACCCCGACCGCCCGGACACATCCCCCACGATGGTACGGACGCCCCACGGTCGCGATCTCGAAACAGTCGACCCCGAGCTGGCCGCCGCACTCGGCGGCGGCGTGCGCGCGATCAAGCATGACCTCGGAGTATTCGACACCATGCCCCTCGCGCTCATGACTATTCAGACAGTCGCTGCACTCAGTCGCCTCGTCGGGCGCGAACTCGACATCCAGCGCTTCCGGCCCAACCTCATCATCGATGCATCGCGGGGAGCGCCTTACTCTGAGGACTCCTGGGTTGGACGAGTGCTGCATGTTGGAGGGATGACAATGCGCGTCGACAAGCGGGACAAGCGGTGTGTGATGGTCAACGTCGATCCGCTGACGATAGAGAGAGACCCGGCGATCCTCCGAGCTATTGCCCAGAAGCGCGAGGCATGCCTTGGCGTGTATGGATCGACAGTTCAACCCGGCCGGGTTGCGCTGGGCGATCCGGTCATCCTCAACGAGTGAACAGCCGCGGGTACTGATGTCGGCTGCGCTCTTCGTTCGCCCGCCGCCAGCGTTAAATTAGAAAAATGTCGAGCGATCCGATTACGAGCGTTTTCAATGACGGGTACATCGCCGAGATGTACGAGTCATACCTTGGCGATCGTGCAGCGGTCGACGAATCATGGCGTCAGTTTTTCCGGTTTGCCGAATCGCTTACCGCCGGTAAGCCACAGCAAGCCGGCACAGCGCTGTTGAAAAAAGCCGCCGCTGCTGCAGCCCTCGTTGATTCCATTCGTGCGTTCGGACATCTTGCCGCCGAGATTGACCCGCTTGGTAACCGGCCGCCGGGCACGCCGGAGCTGACGCTTGAGTTCCACGGCCTGACCGAGGGGGATCTCGCGGCAATTCCAGGCGAGGTGTTGCGATCTTCCGAACCAACCGCAGCGGACGTCGTTTCGCGGCTCCGATCGCTCTACTCGAGTAATATCGGATTTGAGTTCGATCACCTTGGCCAGGCCAGCGAGCGCGAGTGGATCAAGGATCAGATCGAAGAAGGACGATTGAACGAGCCCTTGAGCGCCGATGAAAACAAGGCAGTGCTTCGGCGGCTGACTGAAGTCGACGGCCTCGAGCGATTCCTCGGCCGCGCATACCAGGGCTACAAGCGCTTCTCTATCGAAGGCACGGACATGCTCGTGCCAATGCTCGATGCCGCAATCGAAAGTTCCGCGGGGGAAGGCGCGACAGAGCTGACGATCGCCATGGCGCATCGCGGACGGATCAATGTTCTCGCTCATGTGCTGGGCAAACCGTACAAGACAATTTTTGGCGAATTCGAAGGGAAACACGCTTCGAGTACTGCCGAGAGTGAAACGGGTGACGTGAAATATCACCTCGGTGCGACGGGGAAGCGGAAGGTTGGCGGGCGCGAAGTCGTGGTGTCGCTCATTCCGAACCCGAGCCATCTGGAGTTCGCCAACCCTGTGTTGCAGGGAGTTGCACGGGCACGACAGGCAATTATCGCCGGCGGCGGTGAACGCGACGAGTCAGCCGTGGTACCGGTCTGCATACATGGCGATGCTGCGTTTCCCGGGGAGGGAGTGGTCGCCGAGACGTTCAATATGTCGAGGCTGAACGGGTATCGCGTGGGTGGGACTCTTCATATTATCGCCAACAATCAGGTCGGTTTTACTACTGATCCTGTCGACGCGCGATCGACGCACTACGCCAGCGATCTTGCGAAAGGATTTGAAGTTCCAATTGTTCATGTGAATGCCGAAGATGCGGGTGCCTGCATCCGTGTGATGCGGCTAGGCGTCGCTTATCGCGCCAGGTTCGGCAAGGATTTTCTGGTGGATCTGGTTGGC
Coding sequences:
- a CDS encoding hybrid sensor histidine kinase/response regulator, with the translated sequence MPDDPRVSLLLVDDRPENLLALEAILEPLGQILVHAHSGAEALKSVLQHEFAAILLDVQMPDMNGFDVAQIIKSRERSRFVPIIFLSAISKEDAYVFKGYSMGAVDYVFKPFNPDVLRSKVAVFVDLFLKQQQIKEQAELLADSEKRELELQHRAELLEAEAKSAAQLTELNNQLHSRQKELEQAMGVRNRFYASMSHELRTPINAVIGYSTLLIDNIYGPLNEKQTEGLQRTLKAARHLLELVNDVLDLSKIEAGKIELALQPVHVTHLIEDLFVTVRPLADEHGTELTFEHPPEAVSIITDPRRVRQILLNLLSNAIKFGEKKPIRVDCAKLDGGGVSISVTDQGEGITEDDQLRVFEEFVQVSPTQHLGTGLGLPISRRLATLLDGTLELKSVPGEGSTFRLVLPAEGRPKVLEIEDKPVETVGQAGERVA
- a CDS encoding YMGG-like glycine zipper-containing protein; translation: MVSFSKFLLVPAAILTVACGREDSKSNIDEALNADLTLAAQARPYMAMDSVSAAERAYASQGIAPLGYAAAPVAYAAPVRERIVYRDRPVARRSSSRSSGSSRASGSRSSGTYSAPAPRRTTIVKHTKRDAAIGAAAGAVIGATTSRDKVKGAVIGGVAGAVLGGVIGNNVDVQRR
- a CDS encoding chemotaxis protein CheB produces the protein MQQPSIVVIGASWGGLAALSMLLGALPSDFGVPLAVVQHRSRHADNLLAGLLQDATSLRVVDAEDKEPLEPRCIYVAPANYHMLVDLGHLTLTTDPLVRFSRPSIDVTFFSAADTYPFSTIGVVLTGANDDGSRGLRHIVDRGGKAIIQDPSSAESPVMPEAARRAVPEADVVPLPQLAKHLVSMVTGAAAIPGGKR
- a CDS encoding MOSC N-terminal beta barrel domain-containing protein encodes the protein MTPGVEAGRVVALWRYPVKSMLGEPLQAVDVSWNGLAGDRRWAFVQNDKGRSGFPWLTIRERPDMWRFRPWFSDPDRPDTSPTMVRTPHGRDLETVDPELAAALGGGVRAIKHDLGVFDTMPLALMTIQTVAALSRLVGRELDIQRFRPNLIIDASRGAPYSEDSWVGRVLHVGGMTMRVDKRDKRCVMVNVDPLTIERDPAILRAIAQKREACLGVYGSTVQPGRVALGDPVILNE